A part of Astyanax mexicanus isolate ESR-SI-001 chromosome 2, AstMex3_surface, whole genome shotgun sequence genomic DNA contains:
- the man2c1 gene encoding alpha-mannosidase 2C1, translating into MYHLPVLKNRRTLLERGEKFISDVYFTDCNLRGRLYGDTCPLESITVFQTAKRIPYSEAVQQNFQPCKVGDSFGPTWWTCWFKIALKIPEAWKGKEVHLRWESDGEGMVWRDQEPVQGLTKEGEKTSYILTECLTENEPYSITLFVELACNGLFGAGQGSMIAAPDPNRKYTLQKAELVVFNREVQELLTDFEMLLDIVKLLGEGEQRGYQALFTMNEMVNLCDPANPGTWSKARSLAQKFFSQKNGESQHIVHAMGHCHIDSAWLWPYEETIRKCARSWVTAVRLMEKNPEFIFTCSQAQQFQWVKDWYPGLFSQIQHFVQKGQFVPVGGTWVEMDGNLPSGESMVRQFLEGQNFFKAEFGQYCKEFWLPDTFGYSAQLPQLMQGSGISRFLTQKLSWNLVNTFPHNTFFWEGINGSLVLTHFPPGNSYEMKGRVEDLINTLKNNKDKGRANHSAVLFGFGDGGGGPTQLMLDRLQRVQDSDGLPRVHMSNPDRLFSELQADSSLLCTWSGELFLELHNGTYTTQAKIKLENRRCEALLHDIEVASCLALTQTAGFEYPTEKLQKLWRLLLLNQFHDVIPGSCIEIVVEDALEYYNEIEKTGSGLLHSACNALRTSPWLGAGSSPAFLNTLPWERTEVIALTEDGAQTKLALVKAPSVGVSPVTASAESVSTVSITELADGSVRMENGLLSAVLDNMGRLVSLILVQTNREAISDGCFGNQFVVFDDVPLYWDAWDVMDYHLQTRKPIVDVTRPVEVVSTGGLRGSVKFSLQISGKSSITQEVILDANCPYIKFKTQVDWAEAHKFLKVEFPVQVRSPNATYEIQFGHLQRPTHRNTSWDWARFEVWGHKWADLSEHGFGVALLNDCKYGYSVYQNIMTLSLLRAPKAPDANADMGQHEFTYAVMPHAGSFQEAAVIQHAYNLNFPLRLIHDVKVAQPWSAFTLNTSAVILETVKQAEGKKNALVIRLYESHGSSVSAVLSTSLSVQEAWYCDLLERPDTAHPASFTGSKISLTFKPFQIISLLLQLH; encoded by the exons ATGTATCACCTCCCGGTACTGAAGAACAGGCGGACTCTGCTGGAGCGAGGAGAGAAATTTATCTCTGACGTTTATTTTACAGACTGTAACCTGAGAGGAAG GCTCTATGGAGACACTTGTCCACTTGAGTCCATCACAGTGTTCCAGACTGCTAAGCGCATCCCCTACTCAGAGGCAGTCCAGCAGAACTTTCAGCCATGCAAAGTTGGGGATTCCTTTGGACCCAC aTGGTGGACTTGCTGGTTCAAAATAGCCCTGAAGATCCCAGAGGCCTGGAAGGGAAAGGAGGTTCATCTGAGATGGGAAAGTGATGGAGAGGGAATGGTATGGCGAGACCAAGAACCAGTTCAG GGATTGACTAAAGAGGGTGAAAAGACCAGTTACATCCTGACTGAGTGCCTGACAGAGAATGAACCTTACAG CATCACACTGTTTGTGGAGCTGGCCTGTAATGGACTTTTTGGGGCTGGACAAGGCTCCATGATTGCTGCCCCTGACCCTAATAGAAAATATACTCTTCAGAAGGCTGAGCTTGTTGTTTTTAACCGTGAAGTGCAGGAACTTCTCACAGACTTTGAAATGTTACTGGACATTGTTAAg TTATTAGGTGAAGGAGAGCAACGTGGCTATCAGGCTTTGTTCACAATGAACGAGATGGTGAATCTGTGTGACCCAGCCAATCCTGGCACGTGGTCTAAAGCTCGGAGCCTGGCCCAGAAGTTCTTCAGCCAGAAGAATGGGGAGAGCCAGCACATTGTGCATGCCATGGGCCACTGTCACATTGACTCAG CCTGGTTGTGGCCGTATGAGGAGACTATCAGGAAATGTGCTCGGAGCTGGGTCACAGCAGTTCGTTTAATGGAGAAAAACCCTGAATTTATCTTTACCTGCTCCCAG GCCCAGCAGTTTCAGTGGGTGAAGGACTGGTATCCAGGCCTGTTCTCTCAGATTCAGCACTTTGTGCAGAAAGGACAATTTGTTCCAGTTGGAGGAACGTGGGTGGAGATG GATGGGAACttgccttctggagagtccatGGTCCGACAGTTTCTAGAGGGACAAAACTTCTTTAAAGCAGAGTTCGGACAATACTGCAAGGag TTCTGGTTGCCAGACACATTTGGTTACTCAGCTCAGCTTCCTCAGCTAATGCAAGGCAGTGGAATCTCCCGCTTTCTCACTCAAAAATTAAGTTGGAACCTTGTGAACACATTTCCA CACAACACATTCTTTTGGGAGGGTATTAATGGCTCCCTGGTGCTGACTCACTTTCCTCCGGGGAATTCGTATGAGATGAAAGGCAGGGTTGAGGAT CTTATCAACACCTTAAAGAATAACAAAGACAAGGGGCGAGCGAATCACAGTGCAGTGCTTTTCGGGTTCGGAGATGGGGGTGGTGGCCCCACTCAGCTGATGCTGGACCGGTTGCAGCGCGTACAGGATTCAGACGGTCTCCCCAG GGTCCATATGTCCAACCCGGATCGACTGTTCTCTGAACTCCAGGCTGATTCAAGTCTGCTGTGTACCTGGTCTGGTGAGCTATTTCTTGAGCTGCACAATGGCACTTATACCACACAGGCAAAG ATAAAGCTGGAGAATCGTCGCTGTGAGGCTCTTCTGCATGATATTGAGGTGGCCAGCTGCCTGGCTCTTACTCAAACCGCAGGTTTCGAATATCCAACAGAAAAGCTCCAGAAGCTGTGGAG GCTTCTTCTGCTCAACCAATTCCATGATGTAATTCCAGGCAGTTGCATTGAAATTGTGGTGGAGGATGCCCTGGAATATTACAATG AGATTGAAAAGACAGGATCTGGACTCCTGCACTCTGCCTGTAATGCACTACGGACAAGTCCTTGGTTGGGAGCGGGTTCCAGTCCAGCCTTTCTCAACACGCTCCCCTGGGAACGCACTGAAGTCATAGCACTGACAGAAGATGGCGCTCAGACAAAACTAG CCTTGGTGAAAGCTCCCAGTGTGGGTGTATCGCCAGTCACCGCATCTGCTGAGTCTGTGTCTACGGTGTCCATAACAGAGCTG GCTGATGGCTCAGTCCGAATGGAGAATGGCCTTCTTTCGGCTGTCCTGGACAACATGGGTCGCCTGGTGTCCCTGATTTTAGTGCAAACAAACAG AGAGGCCATATCTGATGGTTGTTTTGGCAACCAGTTTGTGGTGTTTGATGATGTCCCGTTATACTGGGATGCTTGGGATGTAATGGACTACCATCTTCAAACCAG GAAGCCAATAGTGGATGTGACCCGGCCTGTTGAAGTGGTGAGCACTGGTGGGCTGCGAGGTAGTGTCAAATTTTCTCTACAAATCAGCGGAAAAAGCAGCATAACTCAGGAAGTTATACTGGATGCCAACTGCCCATACATCAAGTTCAAAACACAA gtggactGGGCAGAGGCCCATAAGTTCCTTAAGGTGGAGTTTCCTGTGCAAGTGCGAAGTCCCAATGCCACCTATGAGATCCAGTTTGGTCACTTGCAGAGaccaacacacagaaacacatcctGGGATTGGGCTCGCTTTGAG GTCTGGGGCCATAAATGGGCTGATCTCTCAGAGCATGGTTTTGGTGTGGCTCTTTTAAATGACTGCAAATACGGCTACTCTGTTTATCAGAATATCATGACCTTATCCTT GCTACGAGCTCCAAAAGCTCCTGATGCAAATGCAGATATGGGACAACATGAGTTCACATACGCTGTGATGCCACATGCAG gcTCTTTCCAGGAAGCAGCAGTCATACAGCATGCGTACAACTTGAACTTCCCGCTGCGTCTGATCCATGACGTTAAGGTGGCCCAGCCCTGGAGTGCGTTTACTCTGAATACATCAGCTGTCATCCTGGAAACTGTGAAACAA GCGGAAGGAAAGAAGAACGCCCTTGTCATTCGTCTGTATGAATCCCATGGAAGCAGTGTGTCTGCAGTGCTGTCTACTTCCCTTTCAGTGCAGGAGGCATGGTA TTGTGACCTGTTGGAACGTCCTGATACCGCTCACCCTGCTTCATTCACTGGTTCCAAAATCTCCCTCACATTTAAACCCTTTCAGATCATCTCACTCCTGCTACAACTGCACTGA
- the neil1 gene encoding endonuclease 8-like 1 — translation MPEGPDLHLAGLFVNRVCTDVVFTGAVIKSEVSKGPQIPFACDAYLISAVSRGKEVRLTLTPIKSDTKSKKKAKEEQSPMDVVFRFGMSGYFRFTTVEDLPKHAHVQFYTRDEPQRVLSYVDARRFGSWQPNGTWQRDRGPCVLFEYESFRQNVLSNLSDKAFDRPICEAMLNQKYFNGIGNYLRAEILYRLNIPPFMKARTVLEGLLPEDEDTKEVKEAAGENCDTAGKRKLKTESPDILSLCHTVPLEVVELAGKGYAPEKADYRAIENWFQCYFVEGMNSLSDHNGRTIWFKGDAGPMAPKGSKASKTKGKIQKREHEYTSAKGAKRKQTASVSKEKPTKKAAGTVKMEVDEPKRRSSTRRQNGNKKRADTESDQNKKPQTLRKSSSPGPQASRTRSTRRQSGHESNTKGRSTATSRRKKRTAV, via the exons ATGCCAGAGGGTCCTGACCTCCACTTGGCCGGCCTGTTTGTGAACAGAGTATGTACAGATGTGGTCTTCACTGGAGCTGTGatcaagtctgaagtcagtaAAGGACCCCAGATTCCCTTTGCCTGCGATGCCTACCTGATCAGCGCCGTGTCCAGAGGGAAGGAAGTTCGTCTCACACTCACGCCCATAAAGAGTGacacaaaaagcaaaaagaaggCAAAGGAAGAGCAGTCGCCCATGGATGTGGTCTTTCGTTTTGGGATGTCTGGTTATTTTCGTTTCACAACTGTAGAGGACCTCCCAAAGCACGCCCACGTTCAGTTCTACACCAGAGATGAACCGCAGAGGGTGCTGAGTTACGTAGATGCTCGCAGATTTGGCAGCTGGCAGCCTAATGGGACCTGGCAACGAGATCGAGGACCTTGTGTCCTGTTTGAGTATGAGAGCTTCAG GCAGAATGTTTTGTCCAACCTGTCAGACAAGGCTTTTGACCGGCCCATCTGTGAGGCGATGCTAAATCAGAAGTACTTCAACGGGATTGGTAACTACCTACGAGCAGAAATTCTGTACAG ATTAAACATCCCTCCCTTCATGAAGGCAAGGACTGTGTTGGAGGGACTTTTGCCTGAAGATGAAGacacaaaggaggttaaagaggCTGCTGGGGAG AATTGTGATACAGCTGGGAAGAGGAAATTGAAAACTGAGAGTCCTGATATTCTCTCACTCTGTCACACGGTACCACTGGAGGTGGTTGAACTTG CTGGAAAAGGATATGCCCCAGAGAAGGCAGATTACCGGGCAATTGAAAACTGGTTTCAGTGTTACTTTGTGGAAGGGATGAACAGTCTAAGTGACCACAATGGAAGAACTATATGGTTTAAG GGTGATGCTGGACCAATGGCACCTAAAG GTTCAAAAGCTTCCAAAACAAAAGGGAAAATACAGAAACGTGAACATGAGTATACCAGTGCAAAG GGTGCAAAAAGGAAACAGACTGCTAGTGTTTCAAAGGAGAAGCCTACAAAGAAGGCAGCAGGTACTGTGAAAATGGAAGTTGATGAACCTAAAAGACGGAGCAGCACCAGGAGACAGAATGGGAACAAGAAGAGAGCTGATACAGAATCTGATCAGAACAAAAAACCTCAAACACTCAGAAAGAGCAGTTCACCAG GGCCTCAGGCTAGCAGGACTAGGAGCACAAGAAGGCAGAGTGGACATGAAAGCAACACTAAAGGGAGAAGCACCGCTACATCTCGGAGGAAGAAAAGAACAGCAGTTTAG
- the commd4 gene encoding COMM domain-containing protein 4, whose translation MRFRFCGDLDCPDWVLAEISTLARISSVKMKLLCVQVIKDLLDEDIDYEKVSKLTSDAKFESGDIKASVAVLSFILSSAAKHDVDGESLSSELQQLGLPKEHTTGLCKSYEDKHAALQQKLKESSLRLGRLEVVNWRVDYTLSSSELKEVNEPVVQLRLQSQNPESGSSETSVVTVGAEKFRVLLTELKQAQAMMNALQ comes from the exons ATG AGGTTTAGGTTTTGTGGGGACTTGGACTGCCCGGACTGGGTGTTAGCTGAAATCAGCACACTAGCACGAATA TCGAGCGTCAAGATGAAACTACTCTGCGTTCAGGTTATAAAAGATCTCCTAGATGAAGATATTGAT TATGAAAAAGTGTCAAAGTTAACGTCTGATGCAAAATTTG AGAGTGGAGATATTAAAGCCAGTGTTGCAGTGCTGAGCTTTATTCTTTCCAGTGCTGCAAAGCATGATGTTGATGGCGAATCTCTGTCCAGTGAACTTCAGCAGTTAGGCTTGCCTAAAG AGCACACTACAGGACTTTGTAAATCCTATGAAGACAAGCATGCAGCCCTGCAACAGAAGCTGAAAGAGAGTAGCCTACGCT TGGGACGTTTGGAGGTGGTGAACTGGAGGGTGGATTACACTCTGAGCTCCAGTGAACTAAAGGAGGTGAACGAGCCTGTGGTCCAACTAAGGCTCCAGTCTCAGAACCCAGAGTCCGGCTCCTCAGAAACCAGTGTAGTTACTGTTGGAGCAGAGAAGTTTAGGGTGTTATTAACAG aacTCAAACAAGCTCAAGCTATGATGAATGCACTGCAGTGA